From the genome of Candidatus Deferrimicrobium sp.:
CTTCCACCGGCCTCCCGTCATCCAATCTGGACGAATTTCTCGCGGGGCGCACCGCAGATGGGGCAGGTGGCAGGGGGCTCGTCCCCCTGGTGAATGTAGCCGCAGACGGTGCACTTCCACTTTTTCATCGGTGGGCTCCTGTGGGATGATGGTGCCGTATTCTACATCATGGGGGGAACATTGGGGAATCCGTCCAACGGCGGCCTCATCATCGAGATCCCGTACGTCGCGGCGGACGTGGAGACCACGGGGCTTTCCGCGGCCGAGGGCCACCGGGTCTGCGAGTTCGCACTGCTCCGCTTTCTGCGGGGGACGGTGATCGATTCCTTCGTGTCGCTCGTGAATCCCCTGCGCCCCATCGACCCCGGCGCCTCGGCGGTGAACGGGATCACCGA
Proteins encoded in this window:
- a CDS encoding rubredoxin-like domain-containing protein, which encodes MKKWKCTVCGYIHQGDEPPATCPICGAPREKFVQIG